A region from the Gossypium hirsutum isolate 1008001.06 chromosome A08, Gossypium_hirsutum_v2.1, whole genome shotgun sequence genome encodes:
- the LOC107951837 gene encoding RAN GTPase-activating protein 1 — MESGTQAFQQRSLSVKLWPPSHGTRLMLVERMTKNLTTPSIFSRKYGLLSNEEAEEDAKKIEELAFAAADQHYKKEPDGDGSSAVQVYAKESSRLMLEAIKRGPTVKDEEIADKTSIHETVFDISGGRRAFIDAEEAEEILKPLREPGNSYTKICFSNRSFGLDAANVAAPLLSSVKKQLTEIDLSDFIAGRPESEALEVMNLFSSVLEGCQLRYLNLSNNALGEKGVRAFGALLKSQNNLEELYLTNDGISEEAAQAVSELIPSTEKLKVLQFHNNMTGDEGAIAISDIVKRSHALEDFRCSSTRVGTDGGVALAEALKTCTRLKKLDLRDNMFGVGAGVALSKALSLFAGLTEVYLSYLNLEDDGAEALANALKESAPSLEVLDMAGNDITAKGTASLAACIASKQFLSKLNLAENELKDEGAILIGKSLGEGHGQLNEVDMSTNAIRRAGARLLAQVVVKIPGFKLLNINGNFISDEGIDEIKELFKSSPDMLGSLEDNDPEGEDYEDEDEDEENAEEGNELESKLKDLKIEQGE; from the coding sequence ATGGAATCTGGAACGCAAGCATTTCAACAACGCTCGCTATCAGTGAAATTGTGGCCACCTAGTCATGGCACAAGGCTGATGCTTGTAGAGCGGATGACGAAGAATCTTACAACCCCATCCATTTTCTCTAGAAAGTATGGCCTATTAAGTAATGAAGAGGCTGAGGAGGATGCTAAGAAAATAGAAGAGTTAGCTTTTGCTGCTGCAGATCAACACTACAAGAAGGAGCCTGATGGTGATGGTAGTTCTGCAGTGCAAGTATATGCCAAAGAATCCAGTAGACTGATGCTGGAAGCTATTAAAAGAGGCCCTACTGTAAAGGATGAAGAGATAGCTGATAAAACCAGTATTCATGAAACTGTCTTTGATATATCTGGAGGTCGCAGGGCATTTATAGATGCAGAGGAGGCTGAGGAGATTCTGAAGCCACTTAGAGAGCCAGGAAATTCATATACTAAGATATGTTTTAGCAACAGAAGTTTTGGCTTGGATGCAGCAAATGTTGCTGCACCCCTCTTGTCATCCGTTAAGAAACAATTAACTGAGATAGACCTTTCAGATTTTATTGCTGGAAGGCCAGAGTCTGAAGCACTTGAAGTCATGAATCTTTTTTCTTCTGTCCTGGAAGGTTGTCAGTTAAGGTACCTGAACCTTTCAAACAATGCCTTGGGTGAAAAGGGTGTTCGGGCATTTGGGGCTCTCCTGAAGTCACAGAATAATTTGGAGGAGCTTTATTTGACTAATGATGGTATTTCAGAAGAAGCTGCACAAGCAGTTTCTGAGCTAATTCCTTCtaccgaaaagctgaaagttctTCAGTTTCACAATAACATGACAGGGGATGAAGGTGCAATTGCTATCTCTGATATTGTGAAACGTTCTCATGCATTGGAGGATTTCCGGTGTTCATCTACAAGAGTTGGCACAGATGGTGGTGTGGCTCTAGCTGAAGCACTGAAGACATGTACCCGCTTAAAGAAACTTGATCTGCGTGACAACATGTTTGGCGTGGGAGCTGGAGTTGCTTTGAGCAAAGCTCTCTCTCTGTTTGCAGGTCTTACTGAGGTTTACCTCAGTTACTTGAACCTAGAGGATGATGGGGCGGAAGCACTTGCCAATGCTCTGAAAGAGTCTGCACCTTCACTTGAAGTTCTGGACATGGCTGGAAATGACATTACAGCCAAAGGTACAGCTTCTTTAGCAGCCTGCATTGCATCAAAACAATTCCTCTCAAAATTAAACTTGGCTGAGAATGAACTCAAGGATGAAGGTGCTATTTTGATTGGTAAGTCATTAGGGGAGGGTCATGGTCAGTTGAATGAAGTTGATATGAGCACAAATGCTATTAGGAGAGCTGGGGCAAGGCTTTTGGCCCAGGTGGTTGTGAAAATACCTGGATTTAAGTTGCTGAATATCAATGGAAATTTCATATCTGATGAAGGGATAGATGAGATTAAAGAATTGTTTAAAAGTTCCCCTGACATGCTTGGTTCTTTGGAGGACAATGATCCAGAAGGAGAAGATTATGAGGATGAAGACGAAGATGAGGAGAATGCAGAAGAAGGGAATGAATTGGAGTCCAAGCTTAAGGATCTCAAGATCGAGCAAGGAGAGTAG
- the LOC107951862 gene encoding chloroplast stem-loop binding protein of 41 kDa a, chloroplastic, which yields MAAFASSSSSSLLFSSPPTKFPSPSLYPPLRLSLPTSSFLSSSLSLSPSSHAYPTSSRRYSASSFTIRASAAEKKKVLIVNTNSGGHAVIGFYFAKELLGSGHEVTIFTVGEEGSDKMKKPPFNRFSEITSAGGKTVWGDPADVGKVVAGATFDVVLDNNGKDLDTVRPVVDWAKSSGVKQFLFISSAGIYKPTDEPPHVEGDVVKADAGHVGVEKYVAEVFSSWAVFRPQYMIGSGNNKDCEEWFFDRIVRKRPVPIPGSGMQLTNIAHVWDLSSMLTLAVEKPEAACCNIFNCVSDRAVTLDGMAKLCAAAAGLPVEIVHYDPKAIGIDAKKAFPFRNMHFYAEPRAAKDILGWKSTTNLPEDLKERFEEYVKIGRDKKPMQFEMDDKILGSLKVPVAV from the exons ATGGCTGCTTTTGCTTCTTCTTCGTCCTCCTCTCTCCTCTTCTCATCTCCACCTACCAAGTTTCCTTCACCTTCTCTATATCCTCCTCTACGCTTGTCTCTTCCcacttcttcttttctctcttcttctctttcACTTTCTCCTTCCTCCCATGCCTACCCCACCAGCTCTAGACGATACTCTGCTTCTTCTTTCACTATCAGGGCCTCTGCTGCAGAGAAGAAGAAGGTCCTTATAGTTAATACAAACAGTGGCGGCCATGCAGTTATCGGTTTCTACTTTGCCAAAGAGCTGCTGGGTTCTGGCCATGAGGTTACCATCTTCACTGTTGGAGAAGAGGGCTCTGATAAAATGAAGAAGCCCCCCTTCAACAGATTCTCT GAAATTACGAGTGCTGGAGGGAAGACGGTGTGGGGAGACCCTGCAGATGTTGGCAAGGTTGTTGCAGGGGCAACCTTTGATGTGGTGTTGGATAACAATGGCAAGGACTTGGACACTGTCAG GCCGGTGGTAGATTGGGCAAAGAGCTCTGGAGTGAAGCAATTCTTGTTCATCAGTAGTGCGGGAATCTATAAGCCAACCGACGAGCCTCCTCATGTTGAAGGG GATGTTGTTAAAGCTGATGCCGGCCATGTTGGAGTCGAGAAATATGTTGCAGAAGTTTTCAGTAGCTGGGCTGTATTCCGGCCACAATACATGATTGGATCCGGAAACAACAAAGACTGCGAGGAGTGGTTCTTTGATC gaATTGTTAGAAAGAGACCGGTGCCAATCCCAGGCTCAGGGATGCAACTTACAAACATCGCCCACGTTTGGGACTTGTCCTCTATGCTTACCCTAGCTGTTGAGAAGCCAGAAGCTGCATGTTGTAATATCTTCAATTGTGTGAGTGACCGGGCAGTGACTCTGGATGGAATGGCCAAATTGTGTGCTGCAGCTGCTGGCTTACCAGTTGAAATTGTTCATTATGATCCGAAAGCTATTGGAATCGATGCAAAGAAAGCTTTTCCTTTCCGTAATATG CACTTTTACGCCGAACCAAGGGCTGCAAAGGACATACTGGGGTGGAAGAGCACCACAAATCTGCCAGAAGACTTGAAGGAGCGATTCGAGGAGTATGTGAAGATAGGGCGTGACAAGAAGCCTATGCAGTTTGAGATGGATGATAAGATACTAGGGTCCCTTAAAGTTCCAGTAGCTGTCTGA